From the Megalops cyprinoides isolate fMegCyp1 chromosome 21, fMegCyp1.pri, whole genome shotgun sequence genome, one window contains:
- the LOC118768846 gene encoding integrin beta-8-like, translating into MVAAMTSWPGRYAKLIVQRAFLIACVTALPAAALSAGNGCLSPPTSSCSECLGRGPQCAWCFQDVQAFPGGADISQRCDLVHNLRRNGCEEQFIEQHAFGVQETGTLSGTQVSPQEVTLQMWPGVSLSFLLQAQQLQRYPVDMYYLLDVSASMQDHLDRLKTVGVSLSQRMKAHSSDFRVGFGSFVDKPVSPYINVHPSKISNPCSDYGIQCRPAHGFIHVLPLTDNTTEFTRVIREQSISGNMDTPEGGFDAILQTAVCQEDIGWRPEAKRLLLVMTDQPSHLALDSKLAGIVVPHDGNCHLENNTYTHSTRMEHPTVGQLAEKLLENSIYSIFAVEQLQYKWYEQLNSLLPGTHLGKLQPKAANLRELVVDAYKKLLSIVEVDVRVQDQQVHRFRVNVTAICPEGSRTKGSNKCSEVRPNQTVLFNISVSMLACPEEEEVLIFIRPVGFNESTLVRVRPTCACRCGQLGECQDEPGQTEPSGTEPSQAPCSSRPEEAGQGWDCRVGGAGGRGPDCSGRGSCVCGRCVCENGTLGRYCQLEDLTCPYRHGLICAGHGRCVAGECRCGVGWDGESCDCPTSSETCLSEDGVLCSAQGSCVCGRCECDDPRRSGEFCEKCPTCEGSCQSHWKCVHCHLANGFTEGMPNACNQSCPLLVDFVHDIPGSEDRLSPSCLYPAGQRCHYRYQTDSGPGPALLWLSTHPECPSGPRYLPTFVAVFLLTFLLGLAVLVLLSWLLRQQNRALDESKSAVYDVTNQDTLSTATANEKPVTCHQEQQLEMRTHSPATPLHKVGWQ; encoded by the exons ATGGTCGCTGCTATGACCTCCTGGCCGGGAAGATATGCTAAGCTAATTGTGCAGAGAGCGTTCCTGATCGCGTGTGTCACCGCGCTGCCCGCAGCGGCGCTTTCGG CTGGAAATGGCTGCCTGTCCCCGCCTACATCCTCCTGCTCGGAGTGTCTGGGCCGCGGCCCGCAGTGCGCCTGGTGCTTTCAGGACGTGCAG GCATTTCCGGGCGGAGCAGACATCAGCCAGCGTTGCGACTTGGTGCACAACCTGCGAAGGAACGGGTGCGAGGAGCAGTTTATCGAGCAGCACGCTTTCGGGGTGCAGGAGACCGGCACGCTGTCGGGCACCCAGGTGTCACCGCAAGAGGTGACACTGCAGATGTGGCCAG GTGTGTCCCTAAGCTTCCTGCTGCaggcccagcagctgcagcgctACCCGGTAGACATGTACTACCTGCTGGATGTCTCGGCCTCCATGCAGGACCACCTGGACCGGCTGAAGACGGTGGGCGTGTCCCTGTCTCAGCGAATGAAAGCGCACTCCAGCGACTTCAGGGTGGGCTTCGGCTCCTTCGTGGACAAGCCGGTGTCGCCTTACATCAACGTGCACCCCTCCAAAATCAGCAACCCCTGCAG CGACTACGGCATACAGTGCAGGCCAGCACACGGCTTCATCCATGTGCTCCCACTGACGGACAACACCACAGAGTTCACACGCGTGATCCGAGAGCAGAGCATCTCGGGCAACATGGACACGCCGGAGGGCGGCTTCGACGCCATTCTGCAGACCGCCGTGTGCCAG GAGGATATCGGCTGGCGGCCGGAAGCAAagcgcctcctgctggtcaTGACTGATCAGCCGTCTCACCTGGCGCTGGACAGCAAACTGGCTGGGATTGTGGTGCCACACGACGGGAACTGCCACCTGGAGAACAACACCTACACGCACTCCACCCGCATG GAGCACCCCACGGTGGGCCAGCTGGCGGAGAAGCTCCTGGAGAACAGCATCTACTCAATCTTTGCAGTGGAGCAGCTGCAGTATAAGTGGTATGAG CAGCTGAACTCTCTGCTGCCCGGGACCCACCTCGGCAAGCTGCAGCCCAAAGCCGCCAACCTCCGCGAGCTGGTGGTGGACGCCTACAAG AAGCTTCTCTCCATCGTGGAGGTGGACGTCAGGGTTCAGGACCAGCAGGTACACAGGTTTCGGGTCAACGTTACCGCGATCTGCCCGGAAGGCTCCAGAACCAAAGGCAGCAATAAATGCTCTGAGGTCCGACCCAACCAGACG GTACTGTTTAACATCAGTGTCAGCATGCTGGCCTgccctgaggaagaggaggttcTGATCTTCATCAGGCCTGTGGGCTTTAACGAGTCCACGCTGGTGAGGGTCAGGCCTACCTGTGCGTGCAGGTGTGGGCAGCTGGGAGAATGCCAGGACGAGCCGGGCCAAACTGAGCCAAGCGGAACCGAACCGAGCCAGGccccctgcagcagcaggccagaggaggcggggcagggctgggacTGCCGGGTAGGCggggctggagggagggggccGGACTGCAGCGGcaggggcagctgtgtgtgcgGCCGCTGTGTCTGCGAGAACGGCACCCTGGGAAGGTACTGCCAGCTGGAGGACCTCACCTGCCCCTACAGACACGGCCTGATCTGTGCAG GGCACGGTCGCTGTGTTGCAGGGGAGTGCAGGTGTGGTGTGGGCTGGGATGGGGAGAGCTGTGACTGTCCCACCTCCTCGGAGACCTGCCTATCAGAGGACGGGGTGCTGTGCAGCGCACAGGGCAGCTGTGTCTGCGGCCGGTGTGAGTGTGACGACCCCCGGCGTTCCGGAGAATTCTGCGAGAAGTGCCCCACCTGTGAGGGCTCCTGTCAATCACACTG GAAGTGTGTGCACTGCCATCTGGCCAATGGCTTCACAGAGGGCATGCCCAACGCCTGCAACCAgagctgccccctgctggtcgacTTTGTACATGACATCCCTG GTTCTGAGGACAGACTGTCTCCGTCCTGCCTGTACCCAGCAGGGCAGAGGTGCCACTACAGGTACCAAACGGACTCGGGACCGGGCCCCGCCCTGCTCTGGCTCAGCACACACCCAG AGTGTCCCTCCGGCCCACGCTACCTGCCCACTTTCGTGGCGGTCTTCCTCCTCACCTTCCTCCTCGGACTGGCCGTGCTGGTGCTGCTCAGCTGGCTACTCAGACAGCAGAACCGGGCCCTGGACGAGTCCAAGAGTGCCGTGTATGACGTCACCAACCAG GACACTCTGAGCACGGCCACAGCCAATGAGAAGCCAGTAACCTGCCATCaagagcagcagctggagatgCGCACACACTCCCCTGCGACTCCTCTGCACAAGGTGGGGTGGCAGTGA